The proteins below come from a single Chryseobacterium capnotolerans genomic window:
- a CDS encoding phosphohydrolase, translated as MTKEELLNKAIKIADKAHKGQTDKYHAPYIGHVMRVMEYGKTIDEKIVGILHDVVEDHPLEFSLDYLRTEGFPEYIIFAISCLTKFDPEEDYDDFIKRTERSLLAVAVKINDLRDNMDLRRVNRELTPKDIKRFNKYLKAYRYLIEKY; from the coding sequence ATGACAAAAGAAGAATTACTCAATAAAGCGATAAAGATTGCCGATAAGGCTCATAAAGGACAAACTGATAAATACCACGCTCCTTACATTGGCCACGTTATGCGTGTCATGGAATACGGGAAAACAATTGATGAAAAAATTGTGGGTATACTGCATGATGTTGTAGAAGATCATCCACTGGAATTCAGTCTTGATTATTTAAGAACAGAGGGCTTTCCTGAATACATTATTTTCGCCATCAGCTGCCTTACTAAATTTGATCCGGAAGAAGATTATGATGACTTCATTAAGAGAACAGAAAGATCTCTTCTTGCAGTCGCAGTAAAAATTAATGATCTTCGCGACAATATGGACCTTAGAAGAGTAAACCGTGAGCTTACTCCTAAGGACATTAAAAGGTTTAATAAATATCTTAAAGCCTACCGTTATCTGATAGAAAAATATTAA
- a CDS encoding DUF2490 domain-containing protein has product MEKSWFYEPQTDQTSQRMRYRYRLNISVPLNSKTIKKGTVFANAYDELFLVTPMKPTFARNRVYGGFGYQIDDYFGIVSGYLWQREFEAKGNKNLHFIYLALNINIDGTDHEVKTYDFPGAD; this is encoded by the coding sequence GTGGAAAAAAGTTGGTTTTATGAACCACAAACAGATCAGACTTCTCAAAGAATGCGTTACCGTTATCGTCTGAATATAAGTGTTCCTTTAAACTCTAAAACGATCAAAAAAGGGACTGTCTTTGCGAATGCTTATGATGAACTTTTCCTGGTAACCCCGATGAAGCCTACTTTTGCGAGAAACAGAGTCTATGGCGGTTTCGGCTATCAGATCGATGATTACTTTGGAATTGTAAGCGGATACCTTTGGCAGCGCGAATTTGAAGCCAAAGGAAATAAAAATCTACATTTTATCTACCTGGCTTTGAACATCAACATTGATGGCACAGACCATGAGGTAAAAACATATGATTTCCCTGGTGCAGATTAA
- a CDS encoding DUF2490 domain-containing protein, with the protein MKRFLGLSLLLSLSFFKAQEHISSFNAVTLTYKFHPKFFMYGEGQLRGNEDYTYPDYYEIKGGLGYNLTKNHKPFVGLGRYVNYKDKKLSREEFRVWLQDIIDVKKGL; encoded by the coding sequence ATGAAACGTTTTCTAGGTTTAAGTCTACTTCTTAGTCTATCTTTCTTCAAAGCACAGGAACACATTTCCAGCTTCAATGCAGTGACTTTAACCTACAAGTTTCATCCTAAGTTTTTCATGTATGGAGAAGGGCAGTTGAGAGGTAACGAAGATTATACCTATCCTGATTATTATGAAATAAAAGGGGGATTAGGGTATAATCTTACCAAGAATCATAAACCATTTGTGGGACTTGGAAGGTATGTGAATTACAAGGATAAAAAATTAAGCAGAGAAGAGTTTAGGGTTTGGCTTCAGGATATCATTGATGTTAAAAAGGGATTGTGA
- a CDS encoding TonB-dependent receptor plug domain-containing protein: MLFFLGSLLWVQAQEKTTDIENIEFQGKFISTPYKSANQNITVITKEEIANAPSKSIDEILQQVPGMDIRRRGSNGVQSDISFRGSSFEQVLLLLNGVRVNDSQTGHNSMNIPVDLEDVEKIEIIKGPAARRFGQNAYAGVINVITKPGIGKKVKITAEGGDYSSYRLGFNAQMGNEKFSNTLQANTSGSEGYMYNTDYEIRNVFYQGKLNIKNGDLRLQAGFSEKKFGANGFYASKTAVDQYEEMQASVISIAHQQTFGKLKINSNVYWRRGQDMYLYKRQDPSFYRNMHIGNNVGGEVNSSYQWGLGTTGVGVELRKEFLVSSNLGNPNRFVSQVFFEHHFSLLDKKLNISPGISWANYSKEGNFFYPGLDVGYNFNPNSKIYGNIAKVHRVPTFTELYYISPTERGNPGLQPENAISSEIGYQYQNRKVLAKVSGFLRDSKNSIDWLKKDPKDLTWLAANVGDIKVKGVEAEISYKITNWLKPTAGYTYIDSKYQEPNEWTSRYILDNLKHQIIGKLETKFLGGFTNELVYRYNERMNLGSYHLLDDKLSFYKKTIPCMF; this comes from the coding sequence GTGCTTTTTTTTCTGGGATCTCTGCTTTGGGTACAGGCTCAGGAGAAAACTACAGATATTGAAAATATTGAATTTCAGGGGAAATTTATCTCTACACCTTACAAAAGTGCCAACCAGAATATTACGGTTATCACCAAAGAAGAAATTGCCAATGCACCCTCCAAAAGTATTGATGAAATTCTTCAGCAGGTTCCGGGTATGGATATCAGAAGGAGAGGGTCTAATGGAGTTCAGAGTGATATCAGTTTCCGGGGAAGTTCCTTTGAACAGGTTTTGCTATTATTAAACGGGGTTAGAGTCAATGATTCTCAGACCGGACACAATTCTATGAATATTCCAGTTGATCTGGAGGATGTGGAAAAAATAGAGATCATCAAGGGCCCTGCTGCCAGACGTTTTGGTCAAAATGCCTATGCAGGAGTCATTAATGTGATTACCAAACCAGGAATAGGAAAAAAGGTTAAAATCACTGCGGAAGGGGGTGATTATAGTTCTTATAGATTAGGCTTTAATGCCCAGATGGGAAATGAAAAGTTTTCCAATACCCTTCAGGCCAATACTTCAGGATCAGAAGGCTATATGTATAATACTGATTATGAAATCAGAAATGTATTCTATCAGGGAAAACTGAATATTAAAAATGGAGATCTGAGACTTCAGGCTGGTTTTTCGGAAAAGAAATTCGGTGCTAATGGGTTTTATGCTTCTAAAACGGCTGTAGATCAATATGAAGAAATGCAGGCTTCCGTTATAAGTATTGCACATCAACAGACTTTTGGGAAATTAAAAATTAATTCTAATGTATATTGGAGAAGAGGGCAGGATATGTACCTTTATAAAAGACAAGATCCTTCTTTTTACAGAAATATGCACATTGGGAATAATGTAGGTGGTGAAGTGAATTCCAGTTACCAATGGGGACTAGGAACTACCGGAGTGGGGGTGGAACTGAGAAAAGAGTTTCTGGTAAGCAGCAACTTAGGTAATCCAAATCGTTTTGTTTCTCAGGTTTTCTTTGAACACCATTTCTCATTATTAGATAAAAAACTAAACATCAGCCCCGGAATTTCATGGGCTAATTATTCTAAAGAAGGAAACTTTTTCTATCCCGGCCTGGATGTGGGATATAATTTCAATCCTAACAGTAAGATTTACGGAAATATTGCAAAAGTACATCGTGTTCCTACCTTCACGGAACTTTATTATATAAGCCCTACGGAACGTGGAAACCCTGGTCTGCAACCTGAAAATGCGATTTCGTCAGAAATAGGATATCAATACCAGAATAGGAAGGTCTTGGCAAAGGTGAGCGGATTCTTAAGGGATTCAAAGAATTCTATTGATTGGCTTAAAAAGGATCCCAAAGATTTAACCTGGTTAGCTGCAAATGTTGGAGATATCAAGGTGAAAGGTGTGGAAGCAGAGATTAGCTATAAGATAACAAACTGGCTGAAACCTACAGCTGGATATACCTATATTGACAGCAAATATCAGGAACCTAATGAATGGACTTCAAGATATATCTTGGATAACCTGAAGCATCAGATCATTGGTAAGCTGGAAACAAAATTTCTTGGTGGTTTTACCAATGAATTGGTGTACAGATATAATGAGAGAATGAATTTAGGAAGCTACCATCTTTTGGATGATAAATTAAGCTTTTATAAAAAGACTATTCCGTGTATGTTTTAG
- a CDS encoding NAD(P)-dependent oxidoreductase yields MKTNTIAVIGGTGKSGKYLVQNLLEKGYPIKLLWRNPEDFKMQDPLIEIVKGDVRDGEAVHTLIEGCDMVISTLGQPKGEKSVFSDAAENIIRTMNYYGIKRYIVTTGLSVNTSADQKNDRVKMATEWMYQNYPETTSDKQKEYQLLLESSLDWTLVRLPLINLTDESFTTETSLIDCKGENISAADLAEFLVLQIKNSNYIRESPFLYNI; encoded by the coding sequence ATGAAAACAAATACAATTGCCGTTATCGGCGGAACCGGAAAATCCGGAAAATATCTGGTACAAAACCTTCTTGAAAAAGGATATCCAATCAAACTTTTATGGAGAAATCCTGAAGACTTCAAAATGCAGGATCCCTTGATTGAAATCGTAAAAGGAGATGTAAGGGATGGAGAGGCAGTACATACATTAATTGAAGGCTGTGATATGGTGATCAGTACATTAGGTCAGCCAAAGGGAGAGAAGTCTGTCTTCAGTGATGCTGCAGAAAATATCATCCGAACGATGAATTATTATGGAATCAAAAGATATATTGTAACCACTGGGTTAAGTGTGAATACTTCGGCGGATCAAAAAAATGACCGCGTTAAGATGGCTACAGAATGGATGTATCAGAATTATCCTGAAACCACTTCAGATAAACAGAAAGAATATCAGTTGCTTTTAGAAAGCAGTCTGGATTGGACTTTGGTACGATTACCACTTATTAACCTAACAGACGAAAGTTTCACCACTGAAACGAGTCTGATTGATTGTAAAGGTGAAAATATCAGTGCTGCAGATCTTGCAGAGTTTTTGGTTTTGCAGATTAAAAATTCTAATTACATCAGGGAAAGTCCATTCTTATATAATATTTAA
- a CDS encoding alpha/beta hydrolase translates to MTLFDQNRNRKIPVAYYIPKTNKKIPNQQVIIFNHGYGFNKGGDYFVYSYLTEKLASKGYFTVSIQHEQTTDAPLPVEGNLQIVRRPFWQNGSDNILYVLNELKKTNPELDYKHLTLIGHSNGGDMVALFGNQHPNLVYKIIAMDNRRMFLPRTSIPKIYSLRSNDYPADEGVLPTQEEQKKYHMTIQPTSINHSHMDNKGSDEEKKILNDFVLKYLNEH, encoded by the coding sequence TTGACTTTGTTTGACCAGAATAGAAACCGTAAGATTCCTGTTGCTTATTATATTCCTAAAACCAATAAGAAGATACCGAATCAGCAGGTGATTATTTTTAATCATGGATATGGTTTCAATAAAGGTGGTGATTATTTTGTGTATTCTTATTTAACAGAAAAACTGGCTTCCAAAGGATATTTTACTGTAAGTATTCAGCATGAGCAGACTACAGATGCTCCCTTACCTGTAGAAGGAAACCTTCAAATCGTAAGAAGACCTTTCTGGCAAAATGGTTCCGACAATATATTATATGTATTGAATGAGCTTAAAAAAACAAATCCGGAGCTGGATTACAAACACCTTACCTTAATCGGACATTCTAATGGTGGGGACATGGTGGCTTTATTTGGGAATCAGCATCCTAATCTGGTCTATAAAATTATTGCGATGGATAACCGAAGAATGTTCCTTCCGAGAACAAGTATTCCTAAAATTTATTCATTACGCTCCAATGATTATCCTGCTGATGAAGGAGTCTTACCTACACAAGAAGAGCAGAAAAAATATCATATGACCATTCAACCCACCTCCATTAACCATAGCCACATGGACAATAAAGGCAGTGATGAAGAGAAAAAGATATTGAATGACTTTGTCCTGAAATACCTTAATGAGCATTGA
- a CDS encoding MarR family winged helix-turn-helix transcriptional regulator, translated as MSEKQNNLSELALELGWAMTEMKSRLRQKIQACVNEYDPDLSVELVEILGLLSRNDGINQQEIANKVSKDKSSITYLINALVKRELVERVAYKNDRRNKQIFLTSKGKKLVEKVYPWALELYKKAAGNLHEDEISKALLLVKKMTANLE; from the coding sequence ATGTCTGAAAAACAAAATAACCTGTCCGAACTGGCCTTAGAACTAGGCTGGGCAATGACTGAAATGAAGAGCCGCTTACGGCAAAAAATTCAGGCGTGCGTTAATGAGTATGATCCGGATCTTTCCGTTGAACTGGTTGAAATTCTTGGACTTCTATCCCGCAATGATGGGATCAATCAACAGGAAATAGCCAATAAAGTAAGTAAAGATAAATCAAGCATCACCTATCTTATCAATGCTCTCGTAAAAAGAGAACTGGTAGAACGGGTTGCTTATAAAAATGATAGAAGAAACAAGCAGATCTTTCTTACTTCAAAAGGAAAAAAGCTTGTAGAAAAAGTGTATCCATGGGCACTGGAGCTCTATAAAAAAGCTGCCGGTAATCTTCATGAAGACGAAATCAGCAAAGCTCTTCTTTTAGTAAAAAAAATGACTGCTAATTTAGAATAA
- a CDS encoding universal stress protein, which translates to MKTILVPIDFTSTTENAVKVAAEWAKNYDYQNIILLKIAGESEFDYLHIAEGHSFVNEESVNSLLERTELRFDQLSKVVAEISPEVKVSRLLSDWALTRSINEVLKNQPSIEMIILGSDDSTSSNESFVSDNIISIARTSPVKTLIVPNSYQYSSIKNIVIPCDVNGVKKLERLFQHKSTIQKQDRHLLFLNINTKEKTDINPDKKKELEGYIHQHLTEIPSSIHYSYDENVINGILAFAASNNANLIIALPGRHSFLYYIANRSISEGLYQNTNLPVLILK; encoded by the coding sequence ATGAAAACAATCCTCGTCCCTATTGACTTTACATCTACTACAGAAAATGCAGTAAAAGTTGCCGCAGAATGGGCAAAAAATTATGATTACCAAAACATTATTCTTTTGAAAATTGCCGGAGAATCTGAATTTGATTATCTGCATATTGCAGAAGGGCATTCATTCGTTAATGAAGAAAGTGTCAATAGTCTTTTAGAAAGAACAGAGTTACGATTTGACCAGCTAAGTAAGGTTGTTGCAGAGATTTCACCAGAAGTAAAAGTCTCCAGGCTTTTAAGTGACTGGGCACTGACAAGAAGTATTAATGAAGTACTGAAAAACCAGCCGTCTATCGAAATGATCATTTTGGGAAGTGATGATTCTACTTCCTCCAATGAAAGCTTTGTGTCCGATAATATTATCAGTATTGCAAGAACAAGTCCCGTTAAAACCTTGATTGTTCCCAATAGTTATCAATACAGCAGTATTAAAAATATTGTGATTCCTTGTGATGTCAATGGAGTTAAAAAGCTTGAAAGGCTGTTTCAGCACAAATCTACTATTCAGAAACAGGATCGACACTTATTATTCCTGAATATCAATACTAAAGAAAAAACGGATATCAACCCCGATAAAAAGAAAGAACTGGAAGGCTATATTCATCAACATTTAACAGAGATTCCAAGCAGTATTCATTATTCGTATGATGAAAATGTAATCAACGGGATTTTGGCTTTTGCAGCTTCAAATAATGCTAATCTTATTATTGCTTTACCGGGCAGACATAGTTTCCTTTACTATATAGCAAACCGAAGCATTTCTGAAGGTCTTTATCAAAATACCAATTTACCTGTTTTGATTTTGAAATAA
- a CDS encoding cupin domain-containing protein, translating to MDNNETATLVEAGLDLSPVLNMDGVYTCVKDVDSRFVYCNENFAKLVGSSVSDIVGTIDDRAQHVKDDEAVRKSGVPLLNHREVIELPDGSQQPILTQKGLWRSSTNEFEILGTTVNFALQKTKEAWIKDLGLKRVDRVGYFGIDPTHEADKDSTYSLNFILIDNHPKLKLHKLTMDEQWFFHEGSALQIYIFDLEKNRVAVKVIGRNTNKGEKLQAIVPKNTWFGAKVVNEDFNLSSCSLAPAFHEGCSTSLPSDDKERKAFLDHLKQVFPDYTAIIDELS from the coding sequence ATGGATAATAACGAAACGGCTACACTTGTAGAAGCTGGACTGGATTTAAGTCCTGTACTCAATATGGATGGTGTCTACACCTGCGTAAAAGATGTTGATTCCAGATTTGTATATTGCAATGAAAATTTTGCAAAATTAGTAGGAAGTTCTGTCTCTGATATAGTAGGAACTATTGATGATAGAGCACAGCATGTAAAGGATGATGAAGCGGTACGAAAGTCTGGTGTGCCTTTATTGAACCATCGCGAAGTGATAGAATTACCAGACGGATCACAGCAGCCTATTCTTACCCAAAAGGGTTTATGGCGAAGCTCAACAAATGAATTTGAAATTTTGGGGACTACCGTTAACTTCGCATTGCAGAAAACTAAAGAAGCGTGGATTAAAGATTTGGGATTAAAACGGGTAGATCGTGTCGGTTATTTTGGTATTGATCCTACTCATGAAGCAGATAAAGACAGTACTTATTCCCTGAATTTTATTCTGATAGATAATCATCCAAAGTTAAAACTGCATAAGCTTACAATGGACGAACAATGGTTTTTTCACGAAGGCTCAGCATTGCAAATTTATATCTTCGACCTGGAGAAAAACAGAGTTGCAGTTAAAGTGATAGGCCGGAATACAAATAAAGGAGAAAAGTTACAAGCCATTGTACCCAAAAATACATGGTTTGGCGCTAAAGTTGTAAATGAGGATTTTAATTTGAGCAGCTGTAGTTTAGCACCAGCTTTTCATGAGGGTTGCAGCACCTCTTTACCAAGTGATGACAAAGAGCGAAAGGCTTTTTTAGATCATTTAAAACAAGTTTTTCCGGACTATACCGCTATAATAGACGAATTATCTTAA
- a CDS encoding MarR family winged helix-turn-helix transcriptional regulator, with the protein MNYTLIKDFIDLLQDFEREGRIYPDVYPGTIQGFKAWISDKENTGKEYHSEEPYWEGKENGRTPESAISTLLVHLNRYAKTYSKSAISDSEFSTQEDFIYLINLKAFGEMSKMALIKKNIQDKPVGMLIIARLLRQGLIEQMDSDVDKRSKLIRISERGLMVLEKQMEKIRQATNIVAGNLNHNEKMELIRILNKLDRFHYPIFSRNINSEELISTVYDEYSFKDE; encoded by the coding sequence ATGAATTATACGCTTATTAAAGACTTCATAGACCTTCTGCAGGACTTTGAAAGAGAAGGCCGGATTTATCCTGATGTGTACCCGGGAACCATTCAGGGTTTTAAAGCATGGATTTCTGATAAGGAGAATACCGGAAAAGAATACCATTCTGAAGAGCCTTACTGGGAAGGCAAGGAGAATGGAAGAACCCCGGAAAGTGCTATAAGTACATTGCTTGTTCATCTTAACCGATATGCAAAAACCTATTCAAAGTCTGCCATATCAGATTCTGAATTTTCTACTCAGGAAGACTTTATTTATTTAATTAATTTAAAAGCTTTCGGAGAGATGAGCAAAATGGCCCTGATCAAGAAAAATATCCAGGATAAACCTGTTGGGATGCTTATTATTGCAAGGCTTTTACGCCAGGGACTTATTGAACAGATGGATTCTGATGTAGATAAACGCAGTAAATTAATCCGGATTTCTGAAAGAGGGCTGATGGTTTTGGAAAAGCAAATGGAGAAGATAAGACAGGCCACTAATATTGTTGCGGGAAATCTTAATCATAACGAAAAGATGGAACTTATACGTATTCTTAATAAATTGGATCGTTTTCATTATCCCATTTTTTCACGAAATATCAATTCTGAAGAGCTTATCAGTACTGTGTATGATGAGTATTCATTTAAAGATGAGTAG
- the hemH gene encoding ferrochelatase codes for MTKKGILLINLGSPRSTAVEDIKEYLDEFLMDEKVIDYRWIFRALLVQGIILKTRPAKSAEAYKTVWTDEGSPLIVITKKIQQKLQKLVDIPVEIGMRYAEPSIETGIRNLVDQGVTEIVLFPLYPQYAMSTTETVIEKAEEIRKKKFPNVRINYIQPFYNRDLYTDCLAESIREKLPENFDALLFSYHGVPERHIYKTDRTKTCNMNDCCHKETHPSHSFCYRHQCFNTTDRVIGKLGLPKDKVIVSFQSRLGKDKWIEPYTDHTLETIPGKGIKNLAIVCPAFVSDCLETLEEISVEGKESFLEAGGENFTYIPCLNDEDRWIEVIRTLCEEQLNQFYLV; via the coding sequence ATGACTAAAAAAGGAATTTTATTAATCAATCTTGGGTCTCCAAGATCAACGGCGGTAGAAGACATAAAAGAATATCTGGATGAATTCCTGATGGATGAAAAGGTAATTGATTATCGGTGGATTTTCCGTGCACTTTTGGTTCAGGGAATAATTTTAAAAACCAGGCCAGCAAAATCAGCAGAAGCTTATAAAACGGTATGGACAGATGAAGGATCACCGCTCATTGTTATCACTAAAAAGATACAGCAAAAGCTGCAAAAGCTAGTCGATATACCGGTTGAGATCGGAATGAGATATGCGGAACCAAGTATTGAAACAGGCATCAGAAATCTTGTTGATCAAGGAGTCACAGAAATTGTATTGTTTCCTCTTTATCCACAATATGCAATGAGTACCACAGAAACGGTTATTGAAAAAGCAGAGGAAATCAGAAAGAAAAAATTTCCCAATGTAAGAATCAATTATATTCAGCCTTTTTATAACCGGGATCTATACACGGACTGCCTAGCAGAAAGTATCCGTGAGAAGCTTCCGGAAAACTTTGATGCCTTACTGTTTTCTTATCATGGGGTCCCTGAGCGGCATATTTATAAAACAGACCGCACAAAGACTTGTAATATGAATGACTGCTGCCATAAAGAGACTCATCCCAGCCATTCGTTTTGTTATCGTCACCAGTGTTTCAATACTACTGACCGGGTAATCGGCAAGCTTGGATTACCAAAAGATAAAGTCATTGTTTCTTTCCAGTCCAGGTTAGGAAAAGATAAATGGATAGAGCCTTATACAGATCATACATTAGAAACAATCCCCGGCAAAGGCATTAAAAATCTTGCCATTGTTTGTCCGGCATTTGTTTCAGACTGTCTTGAAACGCTGGAAGAAATTTCGGTAGAAGGAAAAGAATCATTTCTGGAAGCCGGAGGTGAAAATTTCACCTATATTCCTTGCCTCAATGATGAAGACCGTTGGATTGAAGTTATCCGAACGCTGTGTGAAGAGCAGCTTAATCAATTCTATTTAGTATAG
- a CDS encoding cryptochrome/photolyase family protein, which translates to MNRVNIFWFRRDLRLDDNIGLHHALNAGRNVIPIFIFDTEILNQLQNKYDRRVDYIHQALQQIHKELKKHNSGLHVYYGNPTDVFKKIAEEFIIDTVFCNRDYEPQAIKRDRQIADLLLKYHIQFRDFKDQVIFEKNNILKNDLSPYTVFTPYSKKWKENCKNIESVTTNWDHFAGYSGPSEIISLKEIGFEKTDLELAEPKLDRDIIDSYGDYRDFPAMDRTTHLGIALRFGTISVRKCVQYAAKHNEVWLNELIWREFFMQILYHYPSVVHYCFKNKYENISWRNDENEFNAWCEGKTGYPIVDAGMRELNETGFMHNRVRMITASFLTKHLLIDWRWGEAYFAEKLLDYDLAANNGNWQWAAGCGCDAAPYFRIFNPYEQAKKFDKDGQYIRKWLPEDYIEEPIVEHTKARERALTVYKEALAE; encoded by the coding sequence ATGAATAGAGTGAATATTTTTTGGTTCAGGAGAGACCTTAGGCTGGACGATAATATCGGGCTTCACCATGCCCTAAATGCTGGGAGAAATGTTATTCCCATTTTTATTTTTGATACAGAAATACTGAATCAGCTTCAGAATAAGTATGATAGAAGGGTAGATTATATTCATCAGGCTTTGCAACAGATCCATAAAGAGTTGAAGAAACATAACAGCGGTCTTCATGTCTACTATGGAAACCCAACGGATGTGTTTAAAAAAATAGCGGAAGAATTTATAATTGATACAGTTTTTTGCAATAGGGATTATGAACCGCAAGCCATAAAGCGGGATCGGCAGATAGCCGATTTGTTATTAAAATACCATATTCAGTTTAGGGACTTTAAAGATCAGGTGATATTTGAAAAAAATAATATTCTGAAAAATGATCTTTCTCCCTATACTGTTTTCACTCCATACTCCAAGAAATGGAAAGAAAACTGTAAAAATATAGAGTCTGTTACTACAAACTGGGATCACTTTGCAGGTTACAGTGGACCTTCAGAAATTATTTCATTAAAAGAAATAGGATTTGAGAAAACAGATCTTGAACTGGCAGAACCTAAATTGGATAGAGATATCATCGATTCCTATGGTGATTATAGAGATTTTCCTGCTATGGATCGTACGACTCATCTTGGGATTGCGCTTCGTTTTGGGACAATTTCCGTCAGAAAATGTGTACAATATGCTGCTAAGCACAATGAAGTATGGCTTAATGAACTTATCTGGAGAGAATTCTTTATGCAGATTCTTTATCATTATCCAAGTGTTGTGCATTATTGTTTTAAAAACAAATATGAGAATATCTCCTGGAGGAACGATGAAAATGAATTTAATGCATGGTGTGAAGGCAAAACAGGCTATCCCATTGTGGACGCAGGAATGAGAGAACTTAATGAAACCGGATTTATGCACAACAGAGTAAGAATGATCACTGCAAGCTTTCTTACCAAACATTTGCTTATTGACTGGCGGTGGGGAGAAGCTTATTTCGCAGAAAAACTCTTAGACTATGATCTGGCAGCAAATAACGGGAACTGGCAGTGGGCTGCAGGATGTGGATGTGATGCAGCACCTTATTTTAGAATATTCAATCCCTATGAACAAGCTAAAAAGTTTGATAAAGACGGTCAATATATTAGGAAGTGGCTTCCTGAAGATTATATTGAAGAACCTATTGTAGAGCATACAAAAGCCAGAGAACGAGCATTGACGGTTTATAAAGAAGCATTGGCAGAATAA
- a CDS encoding helix-turn-helix domain-containing protein — translation MLVAKNIRQPKLLKVETIANEFGLSPTYLGSYFRKQCNESIQQYISSYKIRLIEHRLRFSDKRVHEIADEFGFADESHINKFFKRHKGKSLKAYRLEVA, via the coding sequence TTGTTGGTAGCCAAAAATATACGCCAACCCAAACTTCTGAAAGTAGAAACTATTGCCAATGAGTTTGGATTATCTCCAACTTATCTTGGAAGCTATTTCCGTAAACAGTGCAATGAATCTATCCAGCAATATATCTCTTCCTATAAAATCCGTTTAATAGAACATAGATTACGTTTCAGTGATAAAAGAGTTCATGAAATTGCCGATGAGTTTGGTTTTGCCGATGAAAGCCATATCAACAAATTCTTCAAAAGACATAAAGGGAAAAGTCTTAAAGCATATAGGCTAGAAGTAGCTTAG
- a CDS encoding NAD(P)H-dependent oxidoreductase: MELEPDLVKALEDIQWSEHQIWIHPVWWLGMPAVMKGFFDRAFLPGIVFKTDKKGSHEGLLNAKSARIITTAGDLSLKLYEDEYLSSGLIQLKKGILEYCGVSSVENHFIGPLYELTEKNREQWLDTITELAITDSL, from the coding sequence ATGGAACTGGAACCTGACCTCGTAAAGGCCCTTGAAGATATTCAGTGGAGTGAGCATCAGATATGGATTCATCCTGTTTGGTGGCTGGGTATGCCCGCTGTAATGAAAGGTTTCTTTGATAGGGCATTTCTTCCCGGAATTGTTTTTAAAACGGATAAAAAAGGAAGCCATGAAGGATTACTCAATGCGAAATCAGCAAGGATCATTACCACAGCTGGCGACCTATCTCTTAAATTATATGAAGATGAATACCTATCAAGCGGCCTTATTCAGCTAAAGAAAGGAATTTTGGAGTATTGTGGAGTTTCATCTGTTGAAAACCATTTTATTGGTCCTTTGTATGAATTAACGGAAAAGAACCGTGAACAATGGCTAGATACCATCACAGAACTTGCCATTACCGATTCTCTATAA